A single Arachnia propionica DNA region contains:
- a CDS encoding type II secretion system F family protein, translating to MLICVVFFALAAALIAGKEQNLERLGLPASRRPGRGSAAVVRKTSRPVPSSFPLWRRGMVPGDAGIPVPRPGDGESAVADGTRVGALEKLEESQARGGRSGHGKAVASHRARMRRNNLLLMGGAGLVAVAVVFGLRAAGWTLVVVIAAATAAWVLRRAAAERARRNRADETTRVTVGLAMLLRSGQIPTAALAETATDCDALAPVAAVARLGGDVPAALQEVAQTPGREGLARVAGAWRVAERTGAPVASVLLQVAEGLRAERELAGVVEAELAMARGSARIMAFLPLGALLLGSCAGADPLGFLLENPLGLVLALAGVGLAAAGVVWTEKLAVRQ from the coding sequence ATGCTGATCTGCGTGGTGTTTTTCGCCCTCGCGGCTGCGTTGATCGCCGGGAAGGAGCAGAATTTGGAACGGCTGGGATTACCAGCCAGCCGCAGGCCGGGACGTGGCAGCGCAGCTGTCGTGAGGAAGACGTCCCGGCCTGTGCCGTCAAGTTTCCCCTTGTGGCGGCGAGGAATGGTCCCGGGGGACGCCGGCATTCCCGTTCCGCGGCCCGGGGACGGGGAATCCGCCGTTGCCGATGGCACCCGGGTGGGGGCGTTGGAAAAACTGGAGGAGTCGCAGGCGCGGGGCGGCAGGAGCGGCCACGGAAAAGCGGTCGCCTCCCACCGGGCGCGGATGCGGCGCAACAACCTGCTGCTGATGGGTGGGGCCGGCCTGGTTGCGGTGGCCGTGGTGTTCGGCCTCAGGGCGGCCGGCTGGACTCTCGTCGTCGTCATTGCCGCCGCAACCGCCGCGTGGGTGCTGCGGCGTGCTGCTGCGGAACGCGCCCGGCGCAACCGGGCCGACGAAACCACCCGGGTCACGGTGGGGCTGGCCATGCTGCTGCGCTCCGGGCAGATTCCGACGGCGGCGCTCGCCGAGACCGCCACGGACTGCGACGCCCTGGCGCCCGTCGCGGCCGTCGCCAGATTGGGCGGGGACGTCCCCGCGGCGCTGCAGGAGGTGGCGCAGACCCCGGGACGCGAAGGCCTGGCGCGGGTCGCGGGGGCGTGGCGGGTGGCGGAACGCACCGGCGCGCCCGTCGCCTCCGTGCTGCTGCAGGTCGCGGAAGGGCTGCGGGCCGAACGGGAACTCGCGGGAGTGGTCGAGGCCGAACTGGCGATGGCGCGCGGCAGCGCCCGGATCATGGCCTTCCTGCCGCTCGGGGCGTTGCTGCTCGGCTCTTGCGCCGGGGCCGACCCCCTCGGTTTCCTGCTGGAGAACCCGCTCGGGCTGGTGCTGGCGCTGGCCGGCGTGGGATTGGCGGCCGCCGGGGTGGTCTGGACCGAGAAACTGGCGGTCCGGCAATGA
- a CDS encoding sensor histidine kinase: MDAVATREAEDPTTVDAPTLSGGTSSWLQLHPRLVDLMLVLVIFAYNLPIQFGAVPGHLWLGTGLLVSVGLCAPGLWRRQWPAATYLVIQLVAVTQILLGISLMVADAMLLLAVYTLASRSRWQLSGMAALITATWTVPSCLPILDRGEMSIGDIGVIVALILWSWTWGRLVRTRRRYIASLHERAAQLAREKAVEAELAASSERTRIAREIHDVVSHSLSVVAVLSDGAASTVDTDPERARTAMLTVRDTGRTALADMRRLLGVLRDDEPGSHAPQPGIAQLPRLLEESCAAGVPVQFIETGGPQAVPQSIDLTVYRIVQEALTNVRKHAGLGVSEVRVTLAHTPESITVTVTDDGAGSAAGADPHIGHGLIGMRERVAAHHGQLRAVQRPEGGFEVVATIPTGDEP, from the coding sequence ATGGATGCCGTAGCAACTCGTGAGGCCGAGGATCCCACAACGGTCGACGCACCGACGCTCTCGGGCGGCACGTCCTCGTGGCTCCAGCTGCATCCGCGACTGGTTGATCTGATGCTCGTTCTGGTGATCTTCGCCTACAACTTGCCGATTCAGTTCGGTGCGGTGCCCGGGCACCTGTGGCTGGGGACCGGGCTGCTGGTCTCGGTCGGTCTGTGTGCGCCGGGGCTGTGGCGTCGTCAGTGGCCAGCGGCCACATATCTGGTGATCCAACTCGTCGCGGTCACGCAGATCCTGCTGGGGATCTCGCTGATGGTTGCCGATGCGATGCTGCTGTTGGCCGTCTATACACTCGCCTCTCGTAGCCGCTGGCAGCTCTCCGGCATGGCAGCGCTGATCACCGCCACGTGGACTGTGCCGAGTTGCCTGCCGATACTCGACCGCGGCGAGATGAGTATCGGGGATATCGGTGTGATCGTCGCGCTGATCCTGTGGTCATGGACCTGGGGACGTCTGGTGCGAACCCGCCGGCGCTACATCGCCTCGCTGCATGAGCGCGCGGCACAGCTCGCGCGGGAGAAGGCGGTCGAGGCAGAACTGGCGGCGTCGTCCGAGCGGACGCGCATCGCTCGGGAGATCCACGATGTCGTCTCACATTCCCTGAGCGTTGTAGCGGTGTTGTCCGACGGTGCGGCCTCCACCGTCGACACGGATCCTGAGCGGGCACGTACGGCCATGCTGACCGTGCGCGACACGGGGCGCACAGCGTTGGCGGACATGCGCCGGCTGCTCGGGGTCCTGCGCGATGACGAGCCCGGCTCGCACGCACCGCAGCCGGGGATTGCGCAGTTGCCACGTCTGCTCGAGGAGTCGTGCGCGGCGGGTGTGCCGGTGCAGTTTATTGAAACGGGTGGCCCTCAGGCGGTGCCGCAGAGCATCGATCTGACCGTGTACCGCATCGTCCAGGAGGCGTTGACCAATGTGCGCAAACATGCTGGCCTCGGGGTCTCGGAGGTGAGGGTCACGCTGGCCCATACCCCCGAGTCCATCACGGTCACAGTGACCGATGACGGTGCCGGGTCCGCCGCTGGTGCCGACCCGCATATCGGGCACGGCCTGATCGGCATGCGCGAGCGTGTCGCCGCCCACCACGGGCAGCTGCGTGCCGTGCAGCGGCCCGAAGGCGGTTTCGAGGTCGTCGCCACGATCCCGACAGGAGATGAACCATGA
- a CDS encoding VOC family protein: protein MISIATITIKTTKPRAVAAFWRDLLGYEVAPNLTDSVLLEGNGPSLLIQPATRQAAPGAIHLDLRPDDQGDAVAAALALGASHADIGQTGQEGWVVLADPAGNLFCVLEGRAAHAARMTGRTPTPTPVCGHDEG from the coding sequence ATGATCAGCATCGCGACGATCACCATCAAGACAACCAAGCCACGAGCAGTCGCCGCGTTCTGGAGGGACTTGCTGGGTTACGAAGTGGCCCCCAACCTGACCGACTCCGTGCTCCTCGAAGGAAACGGACCGTCATTGCTGATCCAACCGGCCACACGGCAGGCAGCCCCGGGGGCCATCCACCTCGACCTCAGGCCTGATGACCAAGGTGACGCGGTGGCGGCCGCGTTGGCGCTTGGCGCCTCACATGCCGACATTGGGCAGACCGGGCAGGAAGGATGGGTGGTCCTGGCGGATCCCGCCGGGAATCTTTTCTGCGTGCTCGAGGGGCGTGCTGCACACGCGGCTCGAATGACCGGCAGGACTCCGACGCCAACGCCGGTGTGTGGACATGATGAGGGCTGA
- a CDS encoding ABC transporter permease codes for MTMNSIHSEFLKLKRSMSWAVVLVVPIIMVLAGSMSTMLAQGTFEDGWHTLWIRSVGFYGMAILPVAVAILASLVWRVEHKNSNWNALMSRPVPTSEVVLGKVAAIAALAASMQLVLLVTVIGLGKLVFGLEGMLPAKYLLGSPLIMLACVPLAALQSALSAFLCSFATPVTIALVMTSASTLLLQLKLTAALALPYGLVTHTTQLGTSLVSGQRTSFAVPELSLASAGIVTGAAVVLTALIVAITSMALNRTDIRA; via the coding sequence ATGACCATGAACTCCATCCACTCCGAGTTCCTGAAACTCAAACGCTCCATGAGCTGGGCTGTGGTCCTCGTGGTCCCGATCATCATGGTCCTGGCCGGCTCGATGAGCACCATGCTCGCACAGGGCACCTTCGAAGACGGGTGGCACACCCTGTGGATCAGGTCCGTCGGGTTCTACGGGATGGCCATCCTGCCGGTCGCCGTCGCGATCCTCGCGTCCCTGGTCTGGCGCGTCGAGCACAAGAACAGCAACTGGAACGCTCTTATGAGCCGGCCCGTACCGACATCCGAGGTCGTGCTGGGCAAGGTCGCGGCCATCGCCGCGCTCGCGGCCTCGATGCAACTCGTCTTACTGGTCACCGTCATCGGACTGGGCAAGCTGGTGTTCGGACTCGAGGGCATGCTTCCGGCCAAGTACCTCCTGGGCAGCCCGTTGATCATGCTGGCCTGCGTGCCGCTGGCGGCGCTGCAATCGGCGTTGTCGGCATTCCTGTGCTCCTTCGCCACTCCGGTGACCATCGCGCTGGTGATGACCAGCGCCTCGACACTGCTTCTGCAGCTGAAGCTGACAGCAGCACTGGCGCTTCCCTACGGCCTGGTCACCCACACCACGCAGCTCGGGACATCTCTCGTCTCGGGCCAGAGGACGAGCTTCGCCGTCCCGGAACTCAGCCTGGCGAGCGCGGGCATCGTCACGGGCGCAGCTGTGGTGCTCACCGCCCTCATCGTCGCCATCACCTCCATGGCACTCAATCGCACTGACATCCGCGCATAG
- a CDS encoding type II secretion system F family protein translates to MSTAVLIGFLVAAAVLAWWAPPPLSRLEPRSSPLPGWVGKVWGWAAKRWSGRRKVNRAVVRELPETLDLLAVCLEAGAPMTNAIATVAAVSQPATAAILHGIDAQLQVGRDPQDAWGSLADHPDWGPPARDAARSARSGTSLVECLRVHADEARRRRREQETKRARSVGVKSVQPLALCFLPAFVLIGVVPLVASLLGTFTGR, encoded by the coding sequence ATGAGCACCGCGGTCCTGATTGGTTTCCTCGTCGCCGCTGCCGTCCTGGCGTGGTGGGCCCCACCGCCCCTGAGCAGACTGGAACCCCGGTCGTCGCCGCTGCCCGGCTGGGTGGGGAAGGTGTGGGGTTGGGCGGCGAAACGGTGGAGCGGTCGCAGGAAGGTGAACCGGGCCGTGGTGCGGGAACTTCCCGAAACCCTGGATCTGCTGGCCGTCTGCCTGGAGGCCGGAGCCCCGATGACCAACGCCATCGCCACGGTGGCCGCGGTCAGCCAACCCGCCACGGCCGCGATCCTGCACGGGATCGATGCGCAACTGCAGGTCGGCAGGGACCCTCAGGACGCCTGGGGCAGCCTCGCTGACCACCCCGATTGGGGGCCACCGGCCCGCGACGCAGCCCGCTCGGCCCGCTCCGGAACCAGCCTGGTGGAGTGTCTCCGTGTTCACGCCGACGAGGCGCGCCGCCGCCGTCGTGAACAGGAGACCAAACGGGCCAGGTCGGTGGGGGTGAAATCGGTGCAGCCGCTCGCGCTGTGTTTCCTGCCCGCCTTCGTGCTCATCGGGGTGGTGCCGCTGGTGGCGTCGCTGCTCGGCACCTTCACGGGCCGCTGA
- a CDS encoding response regulator, whose translation MSIRVLLVDDQEMIRMGFRMVLGTAEGIEVVGEASDGDEVLDVLAEHPADVVLMDVRMPRIDGIKATRRVMALEDPPHVLVLTTFDLDEYAYEALRAGASGFLLKDAPLEEVAAAIRHVHDGDAVVAPSTTRRLLSHFAAPEASSLAAPTNTAPLELLTPREREVLSLVARGLSNREIADELVLSEGTVKVHVGHVLTKLDLRDRVQAVVLAYETGLIAPGNA comes from the coding sequence ATGAGTATCCGCGTGCTGCTGGTCGACGACCAGGAGATGATCCGCATGGGTTTCCGCATGGTGCTGGGCACCGCCGAGGGCATCGAAGTCGTGGGCGAGGCCTCCGACGGCGACGAGGTCCTGGACGTGTTGGCTGAGCATCCTGCCGATGTTGTGCTGATGGACGTGCGCATGCCCAGGATTGACGGCATCAAGGCCACGCGGCGCGTCATGGCGCTGGAGGATCCGCCGCATGTGTTGGTGCTGACGACCTTCGACCTGGACGAGTACGCCTACGAGGCCTTGCGTGCCGGAGCGTCGGGTTTCCTGCTCAAGGACGCGCCGCTGGAGGAGGTGGCCGCAGCCATCCGCCACGTTCACGACGGTGATGCCGTGGTCGCGCCGTCGACCACGCGTCGCCTGCTGAGTCACTTCGCCGCGCCCGAGGCATCATCGCTGGCTGCGCCGACGAACACTGCACCGCTCGAGCTGCTGACGCCGCGCGAGCGCGAGGTGCTGAGCCTGGTCGCGCGCGGGCTGTCCAACCGCGAAATCGCCGATGAGCTCGTCCTCAGCGAGGGAACGGTCAAGGTCCACGTCGGGCACGTGCTGACCAAGCTCGACTTGCGCGACCGTGTCCAGGCCGTCGTGCTGGCCTACGAGACGGGTCTGATCGCGCCGGGAAACGCCTGA
- a CDS encoding ABC transporter permease, which produces MTVVMNELAKIRHLRIGVIAIIHLVAVVGLTAFQSLVAGIDEHLADPGGAPWKILLTGLSRAFAMISPVLLAVLASRQVEMEHTGNGWLLSATSGVSPGHLCRAKFIVLGLIVALVTMMQSALLVGFAKLIGVTSPFPASHWIGYTASIMVINLAVLAFQILLSAVVENQLVALGAGIVGIFLALFGVILPRFLTHLTPWGYYALAAPADYVGVDLVYYDLPYLSIAGLAVVGGSLFMLVTTRFNTREA; this is translated from the coding sequence ATGACCGTCGTCATGAACGAACTGGCCAAGATTCGCCACCTTCGCATCGGGGTGATCGCGATCATTCATCTGGTGGCCGTCGTGGGCCTCACAGCTTTTCAGTCGCTGGTCGCGGGCATCGACGAGCATCTCGCGGATCCCGGCGGGGCGCCGTGGAAGATCCTGCTCACCGGGCTCTCACGGGCGTTCGCGATGATCTCGCCCGTCCTCTTGGCCGTGCTGGCCAGTCGTCAGGTCGAGATGGAACACACGGGCAACGGCTGGCTGCTGTCTGCCACGAGCGGGGTGAGCCCCGGCCACCTGTGCCGTGCCAAGTTCATCGTGCTCGGGCTGATCGTCGCCCTGGTCACCATGATGCAGTCCGCGCTGCTCGTCGGTTTCGCGAAACTCATCGGCGTCACCTCACCCTTCCCAGCCTCGCACTGGATCGGGTACACAGCCTCGATCATGGTCATCAACCTCGCCGTGCTGGCATTCCAGATCCTGCTGTCGGCCGTGGTGGAGAACCAGCTCGTCGCGTTGGGAGCCGGCATCGTCGGTATCTTCCTCGCGCTCTTCGGGGTGATCCTGCCGAGATTCCTCACGCACCTGACGCCCTGGGGCTACTACGCGCTGGCCGCTCCGGCCGACTACGTCGGCGTTGACCTCGTCTACTACGACCTGCCCTACCTCAGCATCGCCGGACTGGCCGTCGTGGGTGGCTCGCTCTTCATGCTTGTCACTACTCGTTTCAACACCCGGGAGGCATGA
- a CDS encoding ABC transporter ATP-binding protein: MSYAVTTENLTKRYGDRIVVDDLFLRIPEGCVYGFLGPNGAGKSTTMKMLLSLIEPSDGEVQILGQSMTRATRRSLLGRIGSLIEAPPGYAHLTGAENIRLIQRLLHLDDAQIEHAVQVVHLTEQMNKKVREYSLGMKQRLGIAMALARQPQLLILDEPTNGLDPAGIEEMRGLLRHLAVNGVTVMVSSHLLGEIDKIATQLGILAQGRMIFQGTRAELMKASSPDVLITCSEPRRAQILFAPYNPRLMPSGDLALAGTDDKRTAGFVASLVGEGIDIYGVRRDEQSLEDVFMRLTEGGGL, translated from the coding sequence ATGTCCTACGCAGTCACCACAGAAAACCTGACGAAGCGCTACGGCGATCGCATCGTCGTCGACGATCTGTTTCTGCGCATCCCTGAAGGGTGTGTGTACGGGTTCCTCGGACCCAACGGGGCCGGAAAGTCCACGACGATGAAGATGCTGCTGTCGCTGATCGAACCCAGCGACGGCGAGGTGCAGATCCTCGGCCAGTCGATGACGCGCGCCACGCGGCGTTCCCTGCTGGGGCGGATCGGCTCGCTGATCGAGGCCCCGCCGGGATATGCGCACCTGACCGGCGCGGAAAACATTCGGCTCATTCAGCGCCTGTTGCATTTGGATGATGCACAGATCGAACACGCAGTGCAGGTCGTGCATCTGACCGAGCAGATGAACAAGAAGGTCCGCGAATATTCCCTGGGCATGAAGCAACGCCTGGGGATCGCGATGGCCCTGGCCCGCCAGCCGCAGCTGCTGATCCTCGACGAACCCACTAACGGCCTCGACCCCGCGGGCATCGAGGAGATGCGCGGACTGCTGCGCCACCTCGCGGTCAACGGGGTGACCGTGATGGTCTCCTCGCACCTGCTGGGCGAGATCGACAAGATCGCCACCCAGCTGGGTATTCTCGCCCAGGGCCGGATGATCTTCCAGGGCACCCGCGCCGAGCTGATGAAGGCATCGTCGCCCGACGTGCTGATCACCTGCTCGGAGCCCCGCCGGGCGCAAATCCTGTTTGCGCCCTACAACCCGCGGCTCATGCCGTCGGGCGACCTGGCACTGGCGGGAACCGATGACAAACGGACGGCTGGATTCGTCGCATCGCTGGTTGGCGAAGGAATCGACATCTACGGAGTCCGCCGCGACGAGCAGAGCCTCGAGGACGTCTTCATGCGCCTGACCGAAGGAGGTGGGCTGTGA